TGTTTCGGTCTTCTGATAAGCAGTATCTATGACCTTCCTTATTTCCTTGTCGATCATTGCTGCTACCTCTTCGCTGTAATTCCTCGATCTTCCGAAGTCCCTGCCTATGAATACCTCATCATGCTCCGAGCCAAAGCTCATAGGGCCAAGAAACTCGCTCATGCCGTATTCTGTTATCATCTTTCTTGCAATAGCAGTAGCTCTTTCAATGTCATTCTTTGCGCCTGTGCTTACATCGTCAAGGACAAGCTTTTCGGCAACTCTTCCGCCTAACAGGCTTACTATTTGCTCTTCCAGTTCGGACTTGGACATATAGAACTTATCCTGCTTTGGCAAGGATATTGTGTAACCGCCGGCTCTTCCTCTCGGAATTATTGATATCTGGTGCACAGGGTCAGCATTTGGCATTAGCTTTTGTACAACTGCATGGCCTGCCTCGTGGTAGGCTGTAAGCTTCTTGTCATGCTCGCTGACTACCTTGCTCTTTTTCTCAGGTCCTGCAATAACCCTTATTGTAGCTTCATCAAGGTCTACTACTTCTATTTTTTTCTTACCTCTTCTTGCAGCCAGAAGTGCTGCTTCGTTCATTACATTTTCAAGATCTGCAGGAGTAAAGCCCGTCGTTCCCTTAGCTAAGGTTTCCAGGTTTGCATCCAGTGAAAGGGGCTTATTCTTTGCATGTATCCTCAAAATCTCTTCTCTTGCTTTAACATCGGGTATACCTACCGGAATTTGTCTATCAAAACGTCCGGGCCTTAGAAGCGCCGGATCCAGTATGTCAGGCCTGTTGGTCGCTGCAATGATTATAATGCCTTCATTGACACTGAAACCATCCATTTCAACCAGAAGCTGGTTAAGTGTCTGCTCTCTCTCGTCATGTCCTCCGCCAAGTCCTGCGCCTCTGTGTCTTCCCACTGCATCTATTTCATCTATGAATATTATGCAAGGCGAGTTTTTCTTAGCCTGTTCAAACAGATCCCTTACTCTCGATGCGCCGACTCCAACAAACATTTCCACGAAGTCAGAACCGCTTATGGAGAAGAATGGTACTCCCGCTTCTCCGGCTACCGCTCTGGCAAGGTATGTCTTACCTGTTCCTGGAGGTCCTACAAGTAGTATGCCCTTGGGTATTCTTGCCCCAAGTTCGATGAATTTTCTCGGCTGCTTCAGAAAGTCAACTATCTCTCCAAGCTCTTCCTTTTCTTCATCTGCACCTGCCACATCCAGAAAGGTTATCTTCTTCTTATCTTCCGTATGAAGCTTAGCCCGGCTTTTCCCAAAGGACATCACCCGGTTTCCCCCGCCTTGGGATTGCTGCGTGAGTACAAAGAAGAATACTACGAATATCACGATCAGCACTATCGACGGCAATATTGAAAGCCATGCCGCCCCTGTCTTAACCTCGTACTTGACGTTTAACCTGTCACGTTCTATATAGTCCTGCACCAACTGATTGAATTCAATAGTGGGGACGATAGTCTCGAAGCGTTTGGTGTTTGCTATCTTTCCCGAAACAATGGATGTATCGCCGGCATTAGATACAGTGACTTCTGTTATCCTTCCGCTCTCAATTTCTGTAACCAACTTGGTATAGGACAGTTTTTCCTTAACAGGTTCTGCATTTTGAATAATCAGTACAAACATATATATTATGATGATAATCAATATATAAAAGCTTATACCTCTCAAGAATTTCTTCAACAATAGCCCTCCTCTTCAAGAGATATGATACTAAAACCAATCTTTTTAATATGAATTAAAAAATTATTGCCTTTTTTATTGGCAATAGCAATATTTTAGCATACCCGAGTTTAAAACACAACAATGCCGGCATATTCATAAAGAGCCTAAATAGCTGGCATTTCATTAAATTTACAGTTTATTACTTTGAATAAACCTCAGGCTTAAGCACACATACAAAAGGTAGGTTTCTGTAAATTTCCGCATAGTCAAGTCCATAACCTACGACAAACTCATCTGCGATTTTAAACCCAACATATTCAATATCCACTTGTGCCTTTCTCCTGTCAGGCTTGTCAAGAAGACTGCAAACCTTAACACTTTTAGGATTCCTTGTTTTAAAGTTTTCTATCAGATAGCTCAATGTAAGGCCTGTATCTACAATATCTTCTACGATAAGGACA
Above is a genomic segment from Clostridia bacterium containing:
- the ftsH gene encoding ATP-dependent zinc metalloprotease FtsH, giving the protein MKKFLRGISFYILIIIIIYMFVLIIQNAEPVKEKLSYTKLVTEIESGRITEVTVSNAGDTSIVSGKIANTKRFETIVPTIEFNQLVQDYIERDRLNVKYEVKTGAAWLSILPSIVLIVIFVVFFFVLTQQSQGGGNRVMSFGKSRAKLHTEDKKKITFLDVAGADEEKEELGEIVDFLKQPRKFIELGARIPKGILLVGPPGTGKTYLARAVAGEAGVPFFSISGSDFVEMFVGVGASRVRDLFEQAKKNSPCIIFIDEIDAVGRHRGAGLGGGHDEREQTLNQLLVEMDGFSVNEGIIIIAATNRPDILDPALLRPGRFDRQIPVGIPDVKAREEILRIHAKNKPLSLDANLETLAKGTTGFTPADLENVMNEAALLAARRGKKKIEVVDLDEATIRVIAGPEKKSKVVSEHDKKLTAYHEAGHAVVQKLMPNADPVHQISIIPRGRAGGYTISLPKQDKFYMSKSELEEQIVSLLGGRVAEKLVLDDVSTGAKNDIERATAIARKMITEYGMSEFLGPMSFGSEHDEVFIGRDFGRSRNYSEEVAAMIDKEIRKVIDTAYQKTETLLKENISKLHGVAQALMEREKLDQAEFEEVFVNA
- the hpt gene encoding hypoxanthine phosphoribosyltransferase; protein product: MISEEEIAKRVGELGKQLTEEYKGKDLLIVGILKGCMLFLSDLVRAIDLPLTMDFMVVSSYGSTTKSSGVVRIIKDLEREIEGKDVLIVEDIVDTGLTLSYLIENFKTRNPKSVKVCSLLDKPDRRKAQVDIEYVGFKIADEFVVGYGLDYAEIYRNLPFVCVLKPEVYSK